CCAGGGACATGGTGTGGCTGAAACCGATGAGGACCTTCAGGCCGTCCTCTTGTTCGCGCAAGCCAGGTACAAAAGACCGATTTCACTTCTTGTCCCGGCGCGGCAGGCAGACTTCTTAAGGTGGTGCTTGAATCAGGGGCTGCGGGTCGTGGACCCGTTAACTCTTATGACGGTCGGCAGGTACCAGGAACCAGAAGGATGCTTTTTCATCTCCGTCAGATACTGACGGCCATTTTGGTAAAGGGGTTCAGGTGAAGGTAAAAATTCGTCCTGCGGTCATATCGGACGCTGAGTCTTGCGCCCGTGTCATGTATGAAGCTTTTAAAAGCATTGCCCGCCGCCATCAGTTTCCCTCGGACCTTCCCACCCTGGAACACGCGATGCGAGTCGTCATAGTCTGCGTCAGTCATCCTGCGAGCTTTGGGGCTGTCGCCGAACGCAGCGGGCGGGTGGTGGGCTCATGCTTCATTGACAAGCGCGATCAAATATACGGCCTCGGGCCGGTGAGCGTCGAACCGAAGGTTCAGGCGCGAGGCATTGGCCGAAAGCTAGTGGAAGCCGCGCTTCAGCATGGTGAAAAAGCGGCCGGGATACGCCTGGTCCAGGATGCGTTCAACCTCATGTCCTTTTCGCTATACGTCTCCCTTGGTTTTGAGGTCAAAGAGCCCCTGGCCCTGGTGGAAGGCAGGCTCAGGTCCTTACCGCTGGAAGAGGTCAAAGTAAGACCCCTTGAGAAAGGAGACCTGGATGAATGCGAGGCCCTCTGCCTGAAGGTGCATGGGTTTGCGCGCACCAATGAATTACAAGACGCCTTGAATCTTTCATCGGCCTTCGTTCTTTTACGCCAAGGCTGTATCAAGGCCTATACCTCCGGCGTGGCTCTTTGGGGTCACGGTGTGGCTGAAACCGAGGCAGACATGAAAGGACTGCTCCTGGGCGTTGAGGCGTCGCGACCCCAACCGCTCCGCTTTATCGCACCGATGCGGCTGAACGGCTTTTTTCGCTGGTGCCTGAGCGAGGGCTTGCGCGTGGTCAAACCGATGACGCTCATGGCCATGGGCCGGTACCTGGATCCCAAAGGCTGCTATTTTCCATCCGCAAGCTATTGAGGGGAGATCAAGGCAAAGAGGAGAAGAGATGACCAGGAAACCGTCTGGCCTGTCCCTGATTATGGCGGTGGCCATGATTTTGCTTTCAGCCCGGCTCGCGACGGCCGGCTTTGAAGAAACCTACCAGCAGGGACGGGTTCTATATCTGGAAGAAAACTATGATCAGGCGGCCCAGGCCTTCAGCCGTTTGACCTTGCAATATCCCGACCACCGCCTGATCCCTGACGCCGTATACTGGTTAGGTAAATGCTACTTCGCCCAAAAGCTGTATCAGCGGGCTATGAAAGAATTTGAATGGGCGGCGCAGATATCCCCGTCATGGCCCAGGACTCCGGATGCTCTGCTGATGCGGGCCTATAGCCTTTCCCGGCTCGGCAAACAGGAAGCGGCAACAGCCGGATTTAAAAACGTGATCGCCCGCTACCCTGACTCTCAAGCAGCCGAAAAGGCCAGGCAAAGCCTGGGACTCGAACCAAAAAATAAAAAAGACACAAATACGGTCCTGCCTGAAATCAGGGCGGCCAGGGCCGTGCTCGGGGAAAAGGTGGTCCCATTGACGCCTAAAAAGAAATCATCGGGTCAGGTATCTAAAAGACAGGTCAGAGGCGCGGCCGGGATGTCGGATATCATGGAGGCTATCACGCAGGCGGACCTGGCTACATTTAAAACCATCCTGGCAAAATATCCTTATGTCGTTGAGTTCAGGGACAGGGAGGGGAACACGCCCCTGCACAAGACGGCTGCCTATAACCGGCCTCACATGGCCAGCCTGCTCCTGGCTCAGGGGGCGGACGCGGATGCGGACAGCAGAAGTTACGTCTTTATTTATACGCCTCTCCATGAAGCTGTCAGGCACAACAATATCGAGATGGTGGAACTGCTTCTCGCTAATGGGGCAAAAATAGATGCGGGCAGATATATCAGACGCAGGGAATGGTCTGACCGTTATGCCTTTACCCCTCTGCTTCAGGCAGTCAGATACAACCACCTTGAAATGGTGAAGCTGCTTCTCGAAAAAGGAGCGGACCCAAACATCTCAGCCCACCCCGCCACCGGCGAAACCCCGCTGCGGCTGGCTAGAAGAAAAGGCTTTCTCGATATCGCCGAGGTCCTGAAGACCTACCTCGCGGTGCATTGATGCCCCCTCCCAGAAATTTATTCAGGCCTGCGGCTGCTTCCAGCGCCGCAGGCTGAGATATTTTAACCTCGATTGTGCTTGAAAACGATATCCCCTTCCTTTACGCCAAGCTCCCGGGCCACGGCTTCACACTTGGCCTTCAGAAGAAAGTAGATGTTTTCCTTGCGGGAGGCGCAGGTCTCGAAATTCCCTTGCCCCTTGCTGAGGATCACGGCGGCGGACTTAAAGGTCTGAATGAACTCGCTTGAAGCCCGGTCCCAGTTCACGCCAATATCGTCACTTCCGGTTTCGATGACCTTGACCAACGAGGTCATGCCTGAAACCTCAGCGTCCTCCATGGTGGCGTCATTGATAATCGGGCCGGACTTAACGCTGAAAACAATGTCAACCCCGGTTTCCTTGAGCACCTCGATAAACAGGCGGTCAAGCACGATTTCACCGGCATTGTCGCCCAGATAAAGAAGACTCCGGCCAGGCACAAGCTCTTTCTTGAATTCTTCATAAGCACTGATGGCGAAGCCGCGCTCAAGGATGGCCAGGATGTCTGGCATGAGCTCAAACTGGTGGCCGATGCCAAAATCAATGATGTTCCCGGCCGCAGCCAGGTGCAGACCTGTCTCAAGCGGATCATCGGATTGATCAATCATCTCCTGAAATTTTGACTCCAGCGCCAGGGCTTCCCGGTTTGTCTCGGCCTTGGCCTGCTTGTATGGATCCCGAATCCCGGTGACCTCGTACACGGCGTCATAGGCCGGCCGGGACAGGATGGCCGGGTTGGTATCCAGGGACATTCGTACGACTGCCTCGGCCACCTTGAACAGGACCTGCCGCTGAACTTCAGGATCGTCCGTCACAAATCGCGTCGTATTTAAGGCCTGCTTGAACATGCAGGCAATGCAGTCGGGTTTGGCCTTCACCTGAAATCTCCTTTTTATAATCTTAATCCTTCTTCCTTATACAACATTTCAAGCCCCTGTAAAAACAGAATAATAAAAGCCTGTTCACAAACTGTTGACTTTTTCAGGAGGGGGTCTGTTCTAAAAAAAAGGGTTCCCCCGGAAAAAAACAAAGCCCCCGGGCTGAGCGTGGCCTGAGGGCTTTATCTTTTCGGAGATCAGAGGTTAGGAGCGGAAGAAGGTTCTGGTGAGGTTATCCCAGCCCAAGCGCGGCAGGTTACCGTATACATCGGCCACGATTTCGCCACCGTCTGCAGGCAGGGGCCCAACCTCGGTTTCAACCATCTTGAACAGCCTGTCGCTTTCGGTTTCGATGAAACCCTGAGCGTCTTCGCCGAAATGGAGCTCCCTGACGTTATTCTTCAGGCTCGTCGCCTGCACGACCATGACCCAGCCGTCCTCATAAGGCTGGTCGTAGGATATGTCCGGACGCTGGCGAATCTTGGGATTGACCGCCAGGACGATCCCATCAATCGGGGCCATTATTTTGGCCTCATTGTTGTCACGATACAAGCTCCAGGAGGCGGCGTTCCTGGTGATCTCGTAGCCGACGTGAGGAAGCTCCAGTTTTTCCAGCGGACCAACGAGCTTCAGGCCAAAATCATCCAGCCCGATGCGAACCTTGCCCGCGTTTTCAATCTTGGCCCAGGCATGACCATCATGATAATAAAATCCTTCCGGGACCTTGTACCCCCGAATTCGCGGGGCATCCACCAGATGAATGGGGACAGAAATCTCCCACTCGTCCTCAAAGAACTGGTCGAAATCGCAGGCGCTGCACTCATAGTCGTAAGCGCAGATCCGATAACCGACACGGCCGGTCAAGGTGTGACGGCAGAGCCGCTGATTGGCCGGCTTGAGCCGCATGGCCTCCTGCCAGGAAACAATCCTGGCCTTCTTGCCCGCGGGGGTCCCGCCTGCCGCACGAATGCGCCGATTCTCTTCGGCCGTCTTGCGCATGGCCTCATCATACTTGCAGGTGGTGCAGTCAAAATAGTTGTTGCAAAGCTTGTAGTTCGCCACTCCGGCCTTCATCCAGAGGCATCCTTCCTCCACGGCCCGCTGCCTGGTTTTTAATGCTTTTACCATCTTATTTCCTCCTTTATTTTTTACCAAATCTTGTATGTTCTTCATTTGTTCTCAATGATCTTTCAAGGCCTGCCAGGCTCAACCCCCGGTGCTCGAACACGAGGGAAGTGAGCGCAGGCAAAAGACTCAATCAGCCATTGGCCTGATGATCCAGGACTGGCCGCATAAAACGATGCTCCGGTCCTGATTTTTGACCTCAGCCCCATTTGTGAGACGATAAAGATTACTGCCGCCCCTCATCCATTTTTGAATCCTTTGATTTTTCATCGCTTCACCCTCCCTGGTTTTTATTCCTTGTTACCATCCTCATAGAGCAAGGGGGGTGCCAGGACAGGCCAGATCAAGGAACAGTTTGTTTTGTTCTCTTGCAACTGCCTGTAATTACGGGAAGAACTTAGCGCACTGATTTAAACATTCTTCTCAGAATGTCTAAATTTAAGGTGCATTTAATAGCGGGAGGATATTTATGATTTCAACAGTGAACGGAGAAAAC
This window of the Deltaproteobacteria bacterium genome carries:
- the ybgF gene encoding tol-pal system protein YbgF; this translates as MTRKPSGLSLIMAVAMILLSARLATAGFEETYQQGRVLYLEENYDQAAQAFSRLTLQYPDHRLIPDAVYWLGKCYFAQKLYQRAMKEFEWAAQISPSWPRTPDALLMRAYSLSRLGKQEAATAGFKNVIARYPDSQAAEKARQSLGLEPKNKKDTNTVLPEIRAARAVLGEKVVPLTPKKKSSGQVSKRQVRGAAGMSDIMEAITQADLATFKTILAKYPYVVEFRDREGNTPLHKTAAYNRPHMASLLLAQGADADADSRSYVFIYTPLHEAVRHNNIEMVELLLANGAKIDAGRYIRRREWSDRYAFTPLLQAVRYNHLEMVKLLLEKGADPNISAHPATGETPLRLARRKGFLDIAEVLKTYLAVH
- a CDS encoding glycine cleavage system protein H — translated: MVKALKTRQRAVEEGCLWMKAGVANYKLCNNYFDCTTCKYDEAMRKTAEENRRIRAAGGTPAGKKARIVSWQEAMRLKPANQRLCRHTLTGRVGYRICAYDYECSACDFDQFFEDEWEISVPIHLVDAPRIRGYKVPEGFYYHDGHAWAKIENAGKVRIGLDDFGLKLVGPLEKLELPHVGYEITRNAASWSLYRDNNEAKIMAPIDGIVLAVNPKIRQRPDISYDQPYEDGWVMVVQATSLKNNVRELHFGEDAQGFIETESDRLFKMVETEVGPLPADGGEIVADVYGNLPRLGWDNLTRTFFRS
- a CDS encoding GNAT family N-acetyltransferase, translated to MKVKIRPAVISDAESCARVMYEAFKSIARRHQFPSDLPTLEHAMRVVIVCVSHPASFGAVAERSGRVVGSCFIDKRDQIYGLGPVSVEPKVQARGIGRKLVEAALQHGEKAAGIRLVQDAFNLMSFSLYVSLGFEVKEPLALVEGRLRSLPLEEVKVRPLEKGDLDECEALCLKVHGFARTNELQDALNLSSAFVLLRQGCIKAYTSGVALWGHGVAETEADMKGLLLGVEASRPQPLRFIAPMRLNGFFRWCLSEGLRVVKPMTLMAMGRYLDPKGCYFPSASY
- a CDS encoding DUF89 family protein, with the translated sequence MKAKPDCIACMFKQALNTTRFVTDDPEVQRQVLFKVAEAVVRMSLDTNPAILSRPAYDAVYEVTGIRDPYKQAKAETNREALALESKFQEMIDQSDDPLETGLHLAAAGNIIDFGIGHQFELMPDILAILERGFAISAYEEFKKELVPGRSLLYLGDNAGEIVLDRLFIEVLKETGVDIVFSVKSGPIINDATMEDAEVSGMTSLVKVIETGSDDIGVNWDRASSEFIQTFKSAAVILSKGQGNFETCASRKENIYFLLKAKCEAVARELGVKEGDIVFKHNRG